The following proteins come from a genomic window of Microbacterium sp. JZ31:
- a CDS encoding VOC family protein codes for MKIQAFSVFVDDQQRALEFYTEKLGFAVAADIPMGEHRWLTVVDPAAPKGTQISLEPNDHPAVPPFTEALASDGIPFCTFGVDDVQAEYARLRDLGVRFTQQPLAQGPMTTAVLDDTVGNLIQIAAFAEAP; via the coding sequence ATGAAGATCCAGGCCTTCTCCGTCTTCGTCGACGATCAGCAGCGCGCACTGGAGTTCTACACCGAGAAGCTCGGGTTCGCCGTCGCGGCCGACATCCCTATGGGTGAGCACCGCTGGCTCACCGTCGTCGATCCGGCCGCTCCGAAGGGGACCCAGATCTCGCTCGAGCCCAACGATCACCCCGCGGTCCCGCCCTTCACCGAGGCGCTCGCTTCCGACGGGATCCCGTTCTGCACGTTCGGCGTAGACGACGTGCAGGCCGAGTACGCGCGCCTGCGCGACCTCGGCGTGCGCTTCACGCAGCAACCCCTGGCGCAGGGCCCGATGACCACCGCCGTCCTGGACGACACGGTGGGGAACCTCATCCAGATCGCCGCCTTCGCCGAGGCGCCATGA
- a CDS encoding ArsR/SmtB family transcription factor: MGDVFKALADETRRIILDELAARDEQTLFELCVRLSHHGLTPTRQAVSQHLEVLESAGLVHSERRGRYKFHTLDTRPLAQIAARWPSTPEAGAP, encoded by the coding sequence GTGGGCGACGTGTTCAAGGCTCTGGCAGACGAGACCCGTCGCATCATCCTCGACGAACTGGCGGCCCGCGACGAGCAGACGCTGTTCGAGCTGTGCGTCCGGCTGTCGCACCACGGGCTCACCCCCACCCGCCAGGCGGTGTCGCAGCACCTCGAGGTGCTCGAATCCGCGGGCCTCGTGCACAGCGAACGCCGCGGACGCTACAAGTTCCACACACTCGACACGCGCCCACTCGCGCAGATCGCCGCGCGATGGCCGTCCACCCCGGAAGCAGGAGCACCATGA
- a CDS encoding helix-turn-helix transcriptional regulator encodes MSTPLRPAASLPTHLAQLGAYLRARRDITQPEDVGLERFPGRRVSGLRRDEVATLAGISTEYYLRLEQGRGARPSDQVLAALARVFRLDGGARAYLLRLASGMPPTPPVEPGPAGDQIARVLAQWTHTPAYMSDPHRDIVAANPLATVFGGGGLGAGHNQIASLFSPQNKAAIVEWEDMARAAVATLRRDAHPSSPRLAQLVADLSADPDFARMWARHDVSELEDARFHIQIPGVGTLEIEAQNFGVGSLPGYQLTVLSGAPGSLAASVFAKLASSISTSAATPSPSA; translated from the coding sequence GTGAGCACTCCACTACGCCCCGCGGCGTCGCTGCCCACCCACCTCGCGCAGCTGGGCGCCTACCTCCGCGCGCGGCGTGACATCACGCAGCCCGAGGACGTGGGCCTCGAACGCTTCCCCGGTCGCCGGGTCTCGGGCCTGCGCCGCGACGAGGTCGCGACACTGGCCGGCATCAGCACCGAGTACTACCTGCGGCTCGAGCAGGGCCGGGGCGCCCGGCCGTCCGACCAGGTGCTCGCCGCGCTCGCACGCGTCTTCCGGCTCGACGGCGGGGCCCGCGCGTACCTGCTGCGGCTGGCGTCGGGCATGCCTCCGACGCCGCCCGTCGAGCCCGGGCCGGCCGGCGATCAGATCGCTCGCGTGCTCGCGCAGTGGACCCATACGCCGGCGTACATGTCCGATCCCCACCGCGACATCGTCGCCGCCAATCCGCTCGCGACCGTCTTCGGCGGCGGAGGGCTGGGCGCCGGGCACAACCAAATCGCGAGCCTGTTCAGCCCGCAGAACAAGGCGGCCATCGTCGAGTGGGAGGACATGGCCCGCGCCGCCGTGGCGACGCTGCGCCGCGACGCGCACCCGTCCTCACCCCGCCTCGCGCAGCTCGTCGCCGACTTGTCGGCCGATCCCGACTTCGCGCGCATGTGGGCGCGCCACGACGTGTCGGAGCTCGAGGATGCGCGCTTCCACATCCAGATCCCCGGCGTCGGCACCCTGGAGATCGAGGCGCAGAACTTCGGAGTGGGCAGCCTCCCCGGCTACCAGCTCACGGTGCTGTCGGGCGCGCCCGGCAGCCTCGCCGCGAGCGTGTTCGCGAAGCTCGCCTCGTCGATCTCGACCTCAGCGGCCACGCCATCCCCTTCGGCGTGA
- a CDS encoding TetR/AcrR family transcriptional regulator, whose amino-acid sequence MPRARAFDEDAVLDAAIELFWVRGYRGTSVGDLSAATGVANGSLYQAWGSKWELFLAAFRRYCARRVDLVTAAVTGHHADATDAAAHFLDAIIADCRAQPDQRGCLMINTMSELGTSPEVARISNATVARMDAIVADELAQTSGLDPQHPEVLASASHLVAVSQAVIQFARVGRAEAQLRTVTGHAADAVGRSLRTAA is encoded by the coding sequence ATGCCACGAGCTCGCGCCTTCGACGAGGATGCCGTCCTGGACGCCGCCATCGAGCTGTTCTGGGTGCGCGGCTATCGGGGCACATCTGTGGGCGACCTGTCGGCGGCGACCGGCGTGGCCAACGGCAGCCTGTACCAGGCGTGGGGCAGCAAGTGGGAGCTCTTCCTCGCCGCCTTCCGCCGGTACTGCGCGCGCCGGGTCGACCTGGTGACCGCGGCCGTCACGGGGCATCATGCGGACGCCACGGATGCCGCCGCCCACTTCCTCGACGCCATCATCGCCGACTGCCGCGCACAGCCCGATCAGCGCGGATGCCTCATGATCAACACGATGTCGGAGCTCGGCACCTCCCCCGAGGTCGCCCGGATCAGCAACGCCACCGTCGCCCGGATGGACGCGATCGTGGCGGACGAGCTCGCGCAGACGAGCGGTCTGGATCCGCAGCATCCGGAGGTCCTCGCGTCGGCGTCGCACCTCGTGGCCGTGTCGCAGGCGGTCATCCAGTTCGCGCGCGTGGGGCGCGCCGAGGCGCAGCTCCGCACGGTCACGGGCCATGCCGCGGACGCGGTCGGACGGAGCCTGCGCACGGCGGCCTGA
- a CDS encoding alpha/beta fold hydrolase, whose amino-acid sequence MPTPTIVLVHGAFADSASWAPVTRELLDRGHTVLVPPVYNRSLAEDAASVRAFVERLDGPVVLAGHSYGGAVITVAGAAENVAALVYVSGYALEEGESLGQLQGGFPDSDLAANLVYTPFPVAGAEDGTDVSVVIDAFPAVFAEGVDPKVAEVLAVSQRPLTAFAFGEPASAAAWKTTPAWGIVSSSDRTINPEVERFGYSRAGLREIVEIDGPHLVMHTHPAEVADVIETAARAVAGS is encoded by the coding sequence ATGCCCACCCCGACCATCGTCCTCGTCCACGGCGCCTTCGCCGATTCCGCCAGCTGGGCGCCCGTGACCCGCGAGCTGCTCGACCGCGGTCACACCGTCCTGGTGCCGCCCGTGTACAACCGCAGCCTCGCCGAGGACGCCGCCTCCGTGCGGGCGTTCGTCGAGCGCCTCGACGGTCCCGTCGTGCTCGCCGGGCATTCCTACGGCGGAGCCGTCATCACGGTCGCGGGAGCGGCCGAGAACGTCGCGGCGCTCGTCTACGTCTCGGGCTACGCGCTGGAGGAGGGAGAGAGCCTCGGCCAGCTGCAGGGCGGGTTCCCCGACTCCGACCTGGCGGCGAACCTCGTCTACACGCCGTTCCCCGTCGCGGGAGCGGAGGACGGCACGGACGTCTCGGTCGTGATCGACGCGTTCCCCGCCGTCTTCGCCGAAGGCGTCGACCCGAAGGTCGCCGAGGTGCTCGCCGTCTCGCAGCGCCCGCTGACCGCCTTCGCGTTCGGTGAGCCCGCGAGTGCCGCGGCGTGGAAGACGACGCCCGCGTGGGGCATCGTGTCCTCGTCCGACAGGACGATCAACCCCGAGGTGGAGCGCTTCGGCTACTCGCGAGCGGGTCTCCGGGAGATCGTCGAGATCGACGGGCCGCACCTCGTGATGCACACCCACCCCGCCGAGGTCGCCGACGTCATCGAGACCGCGGCGCGCGCCGTCGCCGGCAGTTGA
- a CDS encoding GNAT family N-acetyltransferase gives MVDETAAVDPETARAADGDAWQTHGLIRAASGGAVAEHPGVRTMTSGLPHPQWNNADVHDPARVDVAGVARWYARRGVPWGFRVPAGAEWVHGRRLFRCRLMALDASMLRPTTGDGVTVRAAAERDIREVVAVDAQAFGGDPAAAWMLPLLRSSRATVALASIRGRAVGTGYVLRSDGWAGPSALLAGIGVLPAARRRGVGAALSSWLLQRAFEDGARISVLNPDNDDAARVYSRLGFSEVEGFDIYAGEQAPPARGIIARKGSRRRAP, from the coding sequence ATGGTCGACGAGACCGCGGCGGTGGATCCCGAGACCGCGCGGGCGGCGGACGGCGATGCCTGGCAGACGCACGGCCTGATCCGCGCCGCGAGTGGCGGAGCCGTCGCCGAGCACCCGGGCGTGCGAACGATGACCAGCGGCCTTCCCCACCCGCAGTGGAACAACGCCGATGTGCATGATCCCGCTCGTGTGGACGTCGCAGGGGTCGCCCGCTGGTACGCGCGCCGGGGTGTGCCGTGGGGCTTTCGGGTGCCGGCCGGTGCCGAGTGGGTGCACGGCAGGCGGCTGTTCCGCTGCCGACTGATGGCGCTCGACGCTTCGATGCTCCGCCCGACGACGGGCGACGGCGTGACGGTGCGGGCCGCCGCCGAGCGAGACATCCGCGAGGTCGTCGCCGTGGACGCTCAGGCGTTCGGCGGCGACCCGGCGGCGGCATGGATGCTGCCGCTCCTGCGGTCGTCGCGGGCGACCGTCGCACTCGCCAGCATCCGCGGACGCGCTGTGGGGACCGGCTACGTGCTCCGATCCGACGGGTGGGCGGGCCCGTCCGCGCTTCTGGCAGGCATCGGCGTGCTGCCCGCGGCACGTCGGCGCGGCGTCGGCGCGGCGCTGTCGTCATGGCTGCTGCAACGGGCCTTCGAGGACGGCGCCCGGATCTCGGTTCTCAACCCCGACAATGACGATGCGGCGCGCGTCTACTCTCGTCTGGGCTTCTCGGAGGTCGAGGGCTTCGACATCTACGCCGGGGAGCAGGCCCCACCCGCGCGGGGCATCATCGCGAGGAAGGGCTCGCGCAGGCGAGCTCCTTGA
- a CDS encoding alpha/beta fold hydrolase: MPPEFTAHPPQREHRITLPDGRVLALGEYGAADGIPVIFFAGAASSRTMNVYGDAAAVRSVRLITFDRPGLGASSPDPAKSAQSVAADLDHALARIDVHSPVAFANSQGAAFGLATAARGIFSRIALVSPADELAHPGLSALLTADVATFVNRIATDERSMREVLSSFTAESMMNFVFSGAAPSDAEVFGDDDFRRLYRTALDEGFAQGGAGYAQDTIIASTPWRIPEQSVGDVRIWFGADDTSHSPDQGEQLAQRCSAMRRVVSGVGGALAWTHTAEILDDLLA, translated from the coding sequence ATGCCGCCGGAATTCACCGCTCACCCTCCGCAGCGCGAGCACCGGATCACGCTTCCTGACGGGCGCGTGCTGGCACTCGGCGAGTACGGCGCAGCGGACGGCATCCCTGTGATCTTCTTCGCGGGAGCGGCCAGCTCCCGCACCATGAACGTCTATGGCGACGCCGCCGCGGTCAGGAGCGTGCGACTGATCACGTTCGACCGGCCGGGCCTGGGAGCCTCCAGCCCGGACCCTGCGAAGTCGGCCCAGAGTGTGGCGGCCGACCTCGACCACGCACTCGCCCGCATCGACGTGCACTCCCCCGTCGCCTTCGCGAACTCTCAGGGAGCGGCCTTCGGGCTCGCCACCGCCGCCCGCGGCATCTTCTCTCGCATCGCGCTGGTCTCACCCGCCGACGAGCTCGCCCACCCCGGTCTCAGCGCCCTGCTCACCGCCGATGTCGCGACCTTCGTCAACCGGATCGCGACCGACGAGAGATCGATGCGGGAGGTGCTGAGCTCGTTCACGGCCGAGAGCATGATGAACTTCGTCTTCTCGGGCGCCGCCCCGAGCGACGCGGAGGTGTTCGGTGACGACGACTTCCGTCGCCTGTATCGGACGGCGCTCGATGAGGGCTTCGCCCAGGGCGGTGCCGGCTACGCACAGGACACGATCATCGCGTCAACGCCGTGGCGCATACCCGAGCAGTCCGTCGGAGACGTGCGGATCTGGTTCGGGGCCGACGACACGTCGCACTCGCCCGATCAGGGCGAGCAGCTGGCGCAGCGCTGCTCCGCGATGCGGCGTGTGGTGTCCGGCGTCGGCGGCGCACTGGCCTGGACGCACACGGCCGAGATCCTGGACGACCTGCTCGCATGA
- a CDS encoding serine hydrolase domain-containing protein — translation MEATTSRDAVTAQAALERLVRGIEAEGLGALGAHVLIGEDEAAHRWAPDVRIDVESVAKGVAVLAAGIAHDEGVFDIDAAVARYLPDLATGDGVAEVTIRHLLTMTSGIDLPWTPTLFEDWPDLAREFLSRPSRGRVTQYANASTYTAMRALAAVVGDVSDWLAPRLFAPLGIDDVGWERCPNGWIKAAGGLHLRTEELARIGRLIRDRGVWRGRRIISTRWIDAMHADWIATGGSPGYEHYALSGWAGPGTAWRLHGAYGQLLVFAGDAVVTITADDHPGGLRMAELAVQSVSA, via the coding sequence GTGGAGGCGACGACGAGCCGGGACGCGGTCACCGCACAGGCGGCGCTCGAGCGTCTCGTCCGCGGCATCGAGGCCGAGGGGCTCGGCGCGCTGGGCGCGCACGTGCTAATCGGCGAGGACGAGGCCGCTCACCGGTGGGCGCCGGACGTGCGCATCGACGTCGAGTCCGTCGCGAAGGGGGTGGCCGTCCTCGCGGCGGGGATCGCGCACGACGAGGGCGTCTTCGACATCGACGCCGCCGTCGCCCGCTACCTTCCCGACCTCGCGACCGGCGACGGCGTGGCCGAGGTCACGATCCGGCACCTGCTCACGATGACCAGCGGCATCGACCTGCCCTGGACGCCGACCCTGTTCGAGGACTGGCCGGATCTCGCGCGCGAGTTCCTCAGCCGCCCCTCCCGCGGGCGCGTGACCCAGTACGCGAACGCCAGCACGTACACGGCCATGCGGGCCCTCGCGGCGGTCGTCGGCGACGTCTCCGACTGGCTCGCACCGCGGCTGTTCGCGCCGCTCGGCATCGACGACGTGGGCTGGGAGCGCTGTCCGAACGGGTGGATCAAGGCCGCCGGCGGCCTGCACCTGCGCACCGAGGAGCTGGCCCGCATCGGCAGGCTGATCCGCGATCGCGGCGTCTGGCGCGGGCGGCGGATCATCTCCACCCGCTGGATCGACGCGATGCACGCCGACTGGATCGCCACGGGCGGCTCCCCCGGCTACGAGCACTACGCCCTCTCGGGCTGGGCGGGGCCCGGGACGGCGTGGCGCCTGCACGGCGCGTACGGACAGCTGCTGGTGTTCGCCGGCGACGCCGTCGTGACGATCACCGCCGACGACCACCCCGGCGGTCTGCGGATGGCCGAGCTGGCCGTCCAGTCCGTCAGCGCCTGA
- a CDS encoding HD domain-containing protein → MSPERDAAAVGAALREIARTQRVPSRALIDDGLVDAVDELASMRDVPQDAIWHPEGDVLTHCLTAADLAAAGCDRGDIPGERRELVVLAALLHDIGKPRTTTRNPEGRIISHGHADAGAEIVQDLGGRLAWPEPLTRALVTLVETHMAPASVKGTPTRRAVRRLRARLEAAGTSLDDWAMLVHADGSARGAAARGDAADPWLRVAAERD, encoded by the coding sequence ATGAGCCCGGAGCGCGATGCGGCCGCCGTCGGGGCGGCGCTGCGCGAGATCGCCCGCACGCAGCGCGTGCCGTCGCGCGCACTGATCGACGACGGCCTCGTGGACGCGGTCGACGAACTCGCCTCCATGCGCGACGTGCCGCAGGACGCGATCTGGCATCCGGAGGGCGACGTGCTCACGCACTGCCTGACGGCTGCCGACCTCGCGGCGGCCGGCTGCGACCGCGGGGACATCCCGGGCGAGCGGCGCGAGCTGGTCGTACTCGCCGCACTGCTGCACGACATCGGCAAGCCGCGGACCACCACGCGCAATCCGGAGGGCAGGATCATCTCGCACGGGCATGCGGACGCGGGTGCGGAGATCGTGCAGGACCTCGGCGGGCGGCTGGCGTGGCCCGAGCCGCTCACGCGCGCGCTCGTCACGCTGGTGGAGACGCACATGGCGCCCGCGAGCGTGAAGGGCACGCCGACGCGTCGCGCCGTGCGCCGCCTGCGCGCGCGGCTCGAGGCGGCCGGCACGAGCCTCGACGACTGGGCGATGCTCGTGCACGCCGACGGATCGGCGCGGGGTGCGGCCGCCCGCGGCGACGCCGCGGACCCGTGGCTGCGCGTGGCCGCCGAGCGCGACTGA
- a CDS encoding ROK family protein produces MSPADLGTGRSSLGRVLDFAWGAGVFTATDAMAAATLTRSTTIDAIDTLVAARMLRELPNARAAGEYRAGRPARRFELPADLGTVAGLDAGDTHLSLQVTNLAGEAILHSRFDLDPGHSIRRRQDAVLRHVETALAGGGHGPLLALCVGVAAPVDRDGHSPRHPDGFWERTNAGLVDLLADLADVVEVKNDAQLAATAEGAVGAAVDCRDYVALLAGERLGAGVVIDGHLLHGLHGGVGEMFAFDYVRGVDSAFGLGPILERRARALVASGETAPDGGLAGLDPRDVDARHVLGLAAAGDPDALQVVRTAGESLARIVGVLGSMYDPERIIVCGAIAEGIGPVLDAAREALGPHLHLPAPALVASSLGADIVTRGAVLRALESARQVALPRLAERRLRETEDARR; encoded by the coding sequence ATGAGCCCCGCGGACCTCGGCACGGGCCGATCGAGCCTCGGACGGGTGCTCGACTTCGCCTGGGGCGCGGGCGTCTTCACCGCGACCGACGCCATGGCCGCCGCCACGCTGACCCGGTCGACGACGATCGACGCCATCGACACCCTGGTGGCGGCGCGGATGCTGCGCGAGCTGCCGAACGCGCGAGCGGCCGGCGAGTACCGCGCGGGGCGACCCGCGCGACGCTTCGAGCTGCCAGCGGATCTCGGGACCGTGGCGGGCCTCGACGCGGGGGACACGCACCTGAGCCTGCAGGTGACGAACCTCGCCGGCGAAGCCATCCTGCACAGCCGCTTCGATCTCGATCCCGGTCATTCGATCCGCCGGCGCCAGGACGCGGTGCTGCGGCACGTGGAGACCGCGCTCGCCGGGGGTGGGCATGGGCCCCTCCTGGCGCTGTGCGTGGGGGTCGCGGCGCCCGTGGACAGGGACGGCCACTCCCCCAGGCATCCCGACGGCTTCTGGGAGCGCACCAACGCCGGCCTCGTGGACCTGCTCGCCGACCTGGCGGACGTGGTCGAAGTGAAGAACGACGCGCAGCTCGCCGCCACCGCCGAGGGCGCCGTGGGCGCGGCCGTGGACTGCCGGGATTACGTGGCGCTGCTGGCCGGCGAGCGGCTGGGCGCCGGCGTGGTGATCGACGGCCACCTGCTCCACGGCCTGCACGGCGGCGTCGGCGAGATGTTCGCTTTCGACTACGTGCGCGGCGTCGACTCCGCCTTCGGGCTCGGCCCGATCCTCGAGCGTCGCGCCCGCGCGCTCGTCGCATCGGGAGAGACGGCTCCGGACGGCGGACTCGCCGGCCTGGATCCGCGCGACGTGGACGCCCGTCACGTGCTCGGGCTCGCGGCGGCCGGCGATCCGGACGCGCTGCAGGTGGTGCGCACGGCGGGTGAGAGCCTCGCCCGCATCGTCGGGGTGCTCGGCAGCATGTACGACCCCGAGCGGATCATCGTCTGCGGCGCCATCGCCGAGGGCATCGGTCCGGTGCTCGACGCCGCGCGGGAGGCGCTCGGACCGCACCTGCACCTGCCGGCTCCCGCGCTCGTCGCATCGTCTCTGGGAGCGGACATCGTCACGCGCGGCGCCGTGCTGCGGGCGCTCGAGAGCGCGCGCCAGGTCGCGCTGCCCCGGCTCGCGGAGCGGCGCCTGCGGGAGACCGAGGACGCGCGCCGCTAG
- a CDS encoding ABC transporter substrate-binding protein produces the protein MSSRSIRAVRVAAAAAVLALGGAMLAGCSADGRETIRFAFSKREALEFMNGLVDEYNASQDEVRVEMDTSGIDVVSASFVRGNPPDVMLANYNYEVARYVQRCALTDLSDTEAAANTNEDLAPLMAQYGTCEGRVSAIPYSVMAASVIYNREIFDEHGVEVPQTWEELLAACETFEAAGVTPIYATFKDDWTVGQGWYDYAAGGSLDVLDFFDRLAQEGADVGADSEVSFERDFAEPMERMVQLTEFTNEDAASRGYGDGNLAFANGEAAMYLQGPWAFSEIAKTAEDLDLGTFPLPMTDDPDDLAVRVNMDLAGMVPVEAANPEAGRDFLEFLFQPENIEAYNASQLGFTPTADAPTPDDPRIEGMSEFYAEGRFYQGPSVLVPRTIPINGYAQAMVLGSDTGQMLRTIDADWARVAFRAPAPRTDAQGADE, from the coding sequence GTGTCTTCGAGATCGATACGGGCGGTGCGCGTGGCGGCGGCCGCGGCGGTGCTCGCGCTGGGGGGAGCGATGCTCGCCGGCTGCTCCGCGGACGGGCGCGAGACCATCCGGTTCGCGTTCTCCAAGCGCGAGGCGCTGGAGTTCATGAACGGGCTCGTCGACGAGTACAACGCGTCGCAGGATGAGGTGCGCGTCGAGATGGACACGTCCGGCATCGACGTGGTCTCGGCGAGCTTCGTGCGCGGCAATCCGCCGGACGTCATGCTCGCGAACTACAACTACGAGGTCGCCCGGTACGTGCAGCGCTGCGCGCTCACCGACCTGTCCGACACCGAGGCCGCCGCGAACACGAACGAGGACCTCGCGCCTCTCATGGCGCAGTACGGCACGTGCGAGGGCCGCGTCAGCGCGATCCCCTACTCGGTCATGGCGGCGTCCGTGATCTACAACCGGGAGATCTTCGACGAGCACGGCGTCGAGGTGCCGCAGACCTGGGAGGAGCTGCTCGCCGCCTGCGAGACGTTCGAGGCCGCCGGCGTGACGCCCATCTACGCGACGTTCAAGGACGACTGGACGGTCGGCCAGGGCTGGTACGACTACGCGGCGGGCGGCTCGCTCGACGTGCTCGACTTCTTCGATCGCCTCGCGCAGGAGGGCGCCGACGTCGGGGCCGACTCCGAGGTGTCCTTCGAGCGCGACTTCGCCGAGCCGATGGAGCGGATGGTCCAGCTCACCGAGTTCACGAACGAGGACGCGGCGAGCCGCGGCTACGGCGACGGCAACCTCGCCTTCGCGAACGGCGAGGCGGCGATGTACCTGCAGGGGCCGTGGGCCTTCAGCGAGATCGCGAAGACCGCGGAGGACCTGGATCTCGGCACGTTCCCGCTGCCGATGACGGATGATCCGGACGACCTCGCCGTGCGAGTGAACATGGACCTCGCGGGCATGGTGCCCGTGGAGGCCGCCAACCCGGAGGCCGGGCGCGACTTCCTCGAGTTCCTCTTCCAGCCCGAGAACATCGAGGCGTACAACGCCTCGCAGCTCGGCTTCACACCGACGGCCGACGCGCCGACGCCGGACGACCCGCGCATCGAGGGCATGAGCGAGTTCTACGCCGAGGGTCGGTTCTACCAGGGGCCGTCGGTGCTCGTGCCGCGCACCATCCCGATCAACGGCTACGCGCAGGCGATGGTGCTGGGCTCCGACACGGGCCAGATGCTGCGCACGATCGACGCGGACTGGGCGCGCGTGGCGTTCCGCGCGCCGGCGCCGCGCACCGACGCGCAGGGAGCGGACGAATGA
- a CDS encoding carbohydrate ABC transporter permease: MSQAIVTTGPATTAPQATGRGHKRRVEPIYYLFLLPSLVLFTLAITVPGVVGIFFSFTDSIGIGEWSFNGLTNYVAMFSDPAILRSYLFTFGFSITTVIVVNVIAFLLAVGLTSRIRLKTGLRTIFVIPMVISGIIIAYVFNFLFSNSLPAAGAATGISWLQTSLLANPDLAWIAIVIVTAWQSVPGTLLIYIAGLLSVPGDVYEAADIDGASKTQQLFRITIPLVAGYVVINVILGFKNYLNAYDIIVGLTGGGPGTATRSVAMSIVQGFYGGDYAYQMANATIFFVVAVLISLLQLSLTRGRNTF; the protein is encoded by the coding sequence ATGAGCCAGGCGATCGTGACGACGGGTCCGGCGACCACCGCGCCGCAGGCGACCGGGCGCGGGCACAAGCGCCGCGTCGAGCCGATCTACTACCTGTTCCTGCTGCCGAGCCTGGTGCTGTTCACGCTCGCGATCACGGTGCCGGGCGTGGTGGGCATCTTCTTCAGCTTCACCGACTCGATCGGCATCGGCGAGTGGAGCTTCAACGGGCTCACGAACTACGTCGCGATGTTCAGCGATCCCGCGATCCTGCGCAGCTACCTGTTCACGTTCGGGTTCTCCATCACCACGGTCATCGTGGTGAACGTCATCGCGTTCCTGCTCGCGGTCGGCCTGACGTCCCGGATCCGGCTGAAGACCGGGCTGCGCACGATCTTCGTGATCCCGATGGTGATCTCGGGCATCATCATCGCCTACGTCTTCAACTTCCTGTTCTCGAACTCTCTGCCCGCCGCGGGAGCGGCGACCGGGATCTCGTGGCTGCAGACGAGCCTGCTGGCCAATCCGGATCTCGCATGGATCGCGATCGTGATCGTCACCGCCTGGCAGTCGGTGCCGGGCACGCTGCTGATCTACATCGCGGGTCTGCTGTCGGTGCCGGGCGACGTGTACGAGGCGGCCGACATCGACGGGGCGAGCAAGACTCAGCAGCTGTTCCGCATCACGATCCCGCTCGTCGCGGGATACGTGGTGATCAACGTGATCCTCGGCTTCAAGAACTACCTGAACGCGTACGACATCATCGTCGGCCTCACGGGCGGCGGGCCGGGAACCGCGACGCGCAGCGTCGCGATGTCGATCGTCCAGGGCTTCTACGGCGGCGACTACGCCTATCAGATGGCCAACGCGACGATCTTCTTCGTCGTGGCGGTGCTCATCTCGCTCCTGCAGCTCTCGCTGACGCGGGGAAGGAACACGTTCTGA
- a CDS encoding carbohydrate ABC transporter permease, which yields MSATASNATQGAPEVPRTGPVRANREGAERVNWSGTILLILCAVTVLLPLYVTISMAFKTGSQAVDGNAFSLPAPFSIDGFVQAWNLTRFPVGAGISLFVTAGTVVATIVLAATASYAIVRNWDRRLFRWSFFYLLAAMFIPFPVVALPQIQLTGRVGLDNPVGVIILATMFQLSFSVLLFTAFLRSIPIELEESARIDGASTWQTFWRLIFPLLAPMSATVGIFAFLYAWNDFMMPSLIISDPALQTLPVRQNLFQNQFSNNYNVAFASYLMAMAPAIVAYLFTQRWVMEGVTQGAVKG from the coding sequence ATGTCCGCTACCGCCTCGAACGCCACGCAGGGCGCCCCCGAAGTCCCCCGCACCGGCCCCGTGCGCGCGAACCGCGAGGGCGCCGAGCGCGTCAACTGGTCGGGCACGATCCTGCTCATCCTGTGCGCGGTGACCGTGCTGCTGCCGCTGTACGTCACGATCAGCATGGCGTTCAAGACCGGTAGCCAGGCGGTCGACGGCAACGCGTTCTCGCTGCCCGCGCCGTTCAGCATCGACGGCTTCGTCCAGGCCTGGAACCTCACGCGCTTCCCGGTGGGCGCCGGCATCTCGCTGTTCGTGACCGCGGGCACGGTCGTCGCGACGATCGTGCTCGCCGCGACGGCGTCCTACGCCATCGTGCGCAACTGGGACCGCCGCCTGTTCCGCTGGTCGTTCTTCTACCTGCTGGCTGCGATGTTCATCCCGTTCCCGGTCGTGGCGCTGCCGCAGATCCAGCTCACCGGACGCGTCGGGCTGGACAACCCGGTGGGCGTGATCATCCTTGCCACGATGTTCCAGCTGAGCTTCAGCGTGCTGCTGTTCACGGCGTTCCTGCGCTCGATTCCGATCGAGCTCGAGGAGAGCGCGCGGATCGACGGCGCCAGCACGTGGCAGACGTTCTGGCGGCTGATCTTCCCGCTGCTCGCACCGATGAGCGCGACGGTCGGCATCTTCGCGTTCCTGTACGCCTGGAACGACTTCATGATGCCGTCGCTGATCATCTCCGATCCGGCCCTGCAGACGCTGCCCGTGCGGCAGAACCTGTTCCAGAACCAGTTCAGCAACAACTACAACGTCGCCTTCGCCTCGTACCTCATGGCCATGGCGCCCGCGATCGTCGCCTACCTGTTCACGCAGCGCTGGGTGATGGAGGGCGTCACGCAGGGCGCCGTCAAGGGCTGA